The following coding sequences lie in one Chanos chanos chromosome 4, fChaCha1.1, whole genome shotgun sequence genomic window:
- the enpp5 gene encoding ectonucleotide pyrophosphatase/phosphodiesterase family member 5, with the protein MPIILLSKSYLLCCLLALALPCNTWQKEQSKLLLVSFDGFRWDYVNRVPTPNFRALIEEGVQVERVENTYITKTFPNHYTMVTGLHAESHGIVANEMFDPVLNRSFSMDGPEVYDSRWWEEAVPLWVTNQKAGRRSGAAMWPGSDVAIDGSYPSRYMLYNASVPFESRVKRLIDWFSGPEPINFGVLYWEEPDESGHNLGPESPLMDVVIADIDDKLGFLREELKRAGLYEQINLIITSDHGMTQLSPDKVIELDNYVRREWYTWIDKSPVVGILPRDGYFEEVYSALVNANPNMVVYKREDIPNQLHYKHNVRIMPVIIEVKEGWTVVQNRSDTHTFMLGNHGYDNRLRSMHPVFVARGPLFRNGYTKASMRSVDLYPLMCSVLGVHPLPNNGSLASVLDLLVPTSSPRPPLPPRPAEPSYAWAVGSLLGAALVVGFLFSFVKQVTQRQLPPLPLANKEMSQPLLQLRL; encoded by the exons ATGCCAATCATACTGTTGAGTAAGAGCTACCTCCTGTGCTGCCTGTTAGCCTTGGCCCTGCCCTGCAACACTTGGCAGAAGGAGCAGAGTAAGCTGCTGCTGGTGTCCTTTGATGGGTTCCGTTGGGACTACGTGAATCGGGTCCCCACGCCCAATTTCCGCGCCCTGATCGAGGAGGGGGTGCAGGTGGAGCGAGTGGAAAACACCTACATCACCAAAACTTTCCCCAACCATTACACTATGGTGACCGGCCTGCACGCGGAAAGCCACGGCATCGTAGCCAACGAGATGTTTGACCCCGTCCTCAATCGCAGCTTCTCGATGGACGGGCCGGAGGTGTATGACTCCCGGTGGTGGGAGGAGGCGGTGCCACTCTGGGTGACCAATCAGAAGGCTGGACGGAGAAGCGGCGCTGCCATGTGGCCTGGCTCGGATGTGGCGATCGATGGATCGTACCCATCCCGTTACATGCTGTACAACGCGTCCGTGCCCTTCGAGAGCCGGGTGAAGAGGCTGATTGACTGGTTTTCGGGGCCTGAACCAATCAACTTCGGAGTCCTCTACTGGGAGGAGCCAGATGAGAGCGGTCATAACCTGGGTCCAGAGAGCCCCCTGATGGACGTGGTCATAGCTGATATCGACGATAAGCTGGGCTTTCTGCgggaggagctgaagagagccGGCCTGTACGAGCAAATTAATCTCATCATCACCAGTGATCACGGCATGACCCAGCTGTCGCCCGATAAAGTCATCGAACTGGACAACTACGTCAGACGGGAGTGGTACACCTGGATAGATAAGAGCCCAGTGGTTGGGATTCTACCCAGAGATG GTTACTTTGAGGAGGTCTACAGTGCCCTGGTGAACGCAAATCCTAACATGGTTGTATATAAACGAGAGGACATCCCCAATCAGCTGCACTACAAACACAACGTCAGGATTATGCCAGTAATCATAGAAGTGAAAGAGGGATGGACCGTCGTCCAGAATAGATCCGATACCCACACATTTATGC TGGGAAACCACGGCTATGACAATCGCCTACGAAGCATGCACCCCGTGTTCGTCGCCCGCGGGCCGCTCTTTCGCAACGGCTACACCAAAGCCTCCATGCGTTCCGTCGACCTTTACCCTCTCATGTGCTCCGTGCTTGGCGTTCACCCCCTGCCCAACAACGGCTCGCTGGCCAGCGTACTGGACCTGCTGGTGCCGACCTCGTCTCCACGACCGCCGCTCCCCCCTCGGCCCGCCGAGCCCTCTTACGCCTGGGCCGTGGGTTCCCTCCTGGGCGCCGCCCTGGTGGTTGGTTTCCTCTTTTCGTTTGTCAAGCAAGTGACACAGAGGCAGCTTCCTCCGCTGCCCCTGGCTAACAAAGAGATGTCCCAGCCTCTTCTCCAGCTGCGCCTTTAA